The proteins below come from a single Halothiobacillus neapolitanus c2 genomic window:
- a CDS encoding TRAP transporter small permease subunit, with the protein MTEHDSSSVYTTVPLESVLTNPIASGLYRWSRRLDWFIEKISQSVAWLTLVLVLLVAFDVGARYLFHRSWVAEQELEWHILAVIAMMAAAYTLQQGEHVRVDVFYQYYSDRVKMWMDALFPLLIVIPVGLTIAFMSVHFFQMAYAIGEGSPDPGGLPYRWVIKAFIPLGFLLVSLQGVVMTIQAFVHLYQHDKSEK; encoded by the coding sequence ATGACGGAGCACGATTCATCATCAGTCTACACAACAGTGCCTTTGGAATCAGTCCTGACGAACCCTATCGCCTCAGGACTATACCGCTGGAGTCGGCGGCTGGATTGGTTTATTGAAAAAATCAGCCAGTCCGTCGCATGGCTCACTCTGGTTCTTGTACTGCTGGTGGCCTTTGACGTCGGAGCCCGTTATCTGTTTCACCGCAGCTGGGTGGCTGAACAAGAACTGGAATGGCACATACTGGCTGTCATCGCCATGATGGCAGCTGCCTATACCCTGCAACAGGGAGAGCACGTCCGTGTAGATGTTTTCTACCAGTACTACAGCGACCGGGTGAAAATGTGGATGGACGCCCTGTTTCCACTTCTAATCGTAATTCCCGTCGGTTTAACCATAGCGTTCATGTCCGTTCATTTTTTTCAGATGGCTTATGCCATTGGTGAAGGCTCGCCCGACCCGGGCGGGTTGCCGTATCGATGGGTCATTAAAGCGTTTATTCCGTTGGGATTCCTTCTCGTCTCACTTCAAGGGGTCGTCATGACCATTCAGGCCTTTGTTCACCTATATCAGCACGATAAGTCAGAGAAATAA
- a CDS encoding TRAP transporter large permease, whose protein sequence is MEMEVLAIVMVFSLFALILGGIPVPFALAVSGLVFGLIGFGSDLFNLLPLRIFGIVSNYTLLAIPLFVFMGVLLEKSQLAERMLDIIGHVSGKKSGGMAIAIILIGVLMGASTGIVAATVVTVGLITLPTLLRRGYDKRIACGTICAAGTLGQIIPPSLVLIILSDISGTSVGSLFAAALIPGLMLAGMYLLYIVIMSKLKPNSMPPIPQDERDAMPTGQLIMDLLKVVLPPFALIFAVLGSIIGGIAAPTEAASMGALGALLVVILSGRFSYHVIRETVYSTFKISGMTFFVLIMAQIFSLSFRGLGGDDLIDSLFEFLPGGVWGALIFMMVLLFLLGFFLDWIEISYIVLPLMLPFFHHAGIDLVWLSILIAMNLQTSFLTPPFGWSLFYLKGVAPKEVLTQDIYRGVMPYIGIQAFALTLVMIFPGIATWLPGVVGW, encoded by the coding sequence ATGGAGATGGAAGTTCTTGCGATCGTCATGGTTTTTTCGTTGTTCGCGCTTATCCTGGGCGGCATTCCTGTACCGTTTGCTCTGGCGGTTAGTGGCTTAGTTTTTGGCCTGATCGGTTTCGGGTCGGATTTGTTCAACCTGTTACCTCTTCGCATTTTTGGCATCGTCAGTAACTACACGCTGCTGGCGATACCCCTGTTTGTCTTCATGGGCGTACTGCTGGAAAAATCCCAGCTGGCCGAACGAATGCTGGACATCATTGGCCATGTTTCCGGGAAGAAATCCGGCGGCATGGCCATCGCCATCATCCTGATCGGTGTGCTCATGGGCGCCTCAACCGGCATCGTGGCCGCCACGGTGGTCACGGTCGGCCTGATCACCCTACCCACCCTGCTCCGGCGCGGTTACGACAAACGTATCGCTTGCGGCACAATCTGCGCAGCGGGCACGCTGGGGCAGATCATCCCACCCAGTCTGGTGCTCATCATCCTGTCGGACATTTCCGGCACATCGGTTGGCTCCCTGTTCGCGGCAGCACTGATTCCGGGCCTGATGCTCGCAGGCATGTATCTGCTGTACATCGTGATCATGAGTAAGCTCAAGCCGAACTCCATGCCACCCATCCCACAGGATGAGCGTGATGCCATGCCTACGGGGCAGCTGATCATGGACCTCCTCAAGGTTGTCCTCCCGCCGTTCGCGCTGATCTTTGCAGTCTTGGGCTCGATTATCGGCGGTATCGCGGCACCCACTGAAGCGGCATCAATGGGTGCGCTGGGAGCCCTGCTGGTCGTGATTCTGTCTGGCCGGTTCAGTTATCACGTGATACGCGAAACCGTGTACTCCACCTTCAAAATCAGCGGCATGACCTTCTTCGTCCTGATTATGGCTCAGATCTTCAGCTTGAGCTTCCGTGGACTCGGCGGCGACGACCTGATCGATTCCTTGTTTGAGTTTCTCCCAGGTGGCGTCTGGGGCGCGTTGATTTTCATGATGGTTCTGCTGTTCCTGCTGGGATTCTTCCTGGACTGGATCGAGATCTCGTACATCGTACTCCCACTGATGTTGCCGTTCTTCCATCATGCGGGCATCGACCTCGTCTGGCTCAGCATCCTGATCGCCATGAACCTGCAGACATCCTTCCTTACCCCACCCTTTGGCTGGTCACTGTTCTATCTCAAGGGCGTCGCACCCAAGGAAGTTCTCACCCAGGATATTTATCGAGGCGTCATGCCCTACATCGGCATCCAGGCATTTGCGCTGACACTCGTCATGATTTTCCCGGGGATCGCCACCTGGCTGCCAGGCGTGGTGGGCTGGTAA